One Cricetulus griseus strain 17A/GY chromosome 5, alternate assembly CriGri-PICRH-1.0, whole genome shotgun sequence genomic window carries:
- the Bcl11b gene encoding B-cell lymphoma/leukemia 11B isoform X6, producing MSRRKQGNPQHLSQRELITRKDEPSSYICTTCKQPFNSAWFLLQHAQNTHGFRIYLEPGPASSSLTPRLTIPPPLGPEAVAQSPLMNFLGDSNPFNLLRMTGPILRDHPGFGEGRLPGTPPLFSPPPRHHLDPHRLSAEEMGLVAQHPSAFDRVMRLNPMAIDSPAMDFSRRLRELAGNSSTPPPVSPGRGNPMHRLLNPFQPSPKSPFLSTPPLPPMPAGTPPPQPPAKSKSCEFCGKTFKFQSNLIVHRRSHTGEKPYKCQLCDHACSQASKLKRHMKTHMHKAGSLAGRSDDGLSAASSPEPGTSELPGDLKAADGDFRHHESDPSLGPEPEDDEDEEEEEEELLLENESRPESSFSMDSELGRGRENGGGVPGVAGAGAAAAALADEKALALGKVMEDAGLGALPQYGEKRGAFLKRAGDAGDTGAGGCGDAGAPGAVNGRGGAFAPGAEPFPALFPRKPAPLPSPGLGGPGLHAAKRIKVEKDLELPPAALIPSENVYSQWLVGYAASRHFMKDPFLGFTDARQSPFATSSEHSSENGSLRFSTPPGDLLDGGLSGRSGTASGGSTPHLGGPGPGRPSSKEGRRSDTCEYCGKVFKNCSNLTVHRRSHTGERPYKCELCNYACAQSSKLTRHMKTHGQIGKEVYRCDICQMPFSVYSTLEKHMKKWHGEHLLTNDVKIEQAERS from the coding sequence GTAAAGATGAGCCTTCCAGCTACATTTGTACAACATGCAAGCAGCCCTTCAACAGCGCCTGGTTCCTGCTGCAGCACGCGCAGAACACGCATGGCTTCCGCATCTACCTGGAGCCCGGGCCTGCCAGCAGCTCGCTCACACCCAGGCTCACCATCCCGCCTCCACTCGGGCCCGAGGCCGTGGCGCAGTCCCCACTCATGAATTTCCTGGGGGACAGCAACCCCTTCAACCTGCTGCGCATGACAGGCCCCATTCTGCGGGACCACCCTGGCTTCGGCGAGGGTCGCCTGCCAGGTACGCCGCCGCTTTTCAGCCCACCGCCACGCCATCACCTGGACCCACACCGCCTCAGTGCAGAGGAGATGGGGCTCGTGGCCCAGCACCCTAGTGCCTTCGACCGAGTCATGCGCCTGAACCCCATGGCCATAGACTCTCCAGCCATGGACTTCTCTCGGCGGCTGCGAGAACTGGCTGGCAACAGCTCCACGCCGCCACCCGTGTCCCCAGGCCGTGGCAACCCTATGCACCGGCTGCTGAACCCTTTCCAGCCCAGTCCCAAGTCCCCGTTTCTCAGCACGCCACCGCTGCCACCCATGCCCGCGGGCACGCCGCCACCACAGCCGCCCGCCAAGAGCAAGTCCTGTGAGTTCTGCGGCAAGACCTTCAAATTCCAGAGCAATCTCATCGTGCACCGGCGCAGCCACACGGGCGAGAAGCCCTACAAGTGCCAGCTGTGCGACCACGCGTGCTCGCAGGCGAGCAAGCTCAAGCGCCACATGAAGACGCACATGCACAAGGCGGGCTCGCTGGCTGGCCGCTCGGACGACGGGCTGTCGGCTGCCAGCTCCCCAGAGCCGGGTACCAGCGAGCTGCCCGGTGACCTCAAGGCAGCGGACGGTGACTTCCGTCACCACGAGAGTGACCCATCGCTGGGCCCCGAACCCGAGGacgatgaggatgaggaggaggaagaagaggagctgCTGCTGGAGAACGAGAGCCGGCCTGAGTCGAGCTTCAGCATGGACTCGGAGCTGGGCCGCGGCCGTGAAAACGGGGGCGGTGTGCCGGGCGTGGCGGGTGCGGGTGCCGCAGCTGCGGCGCTGGCGGATGAGAAAGCGCTGGCACTGGGCAAGGTGATGGAGGACGCGGGGCTGGGCGCGCTGCCACAGTATGGGGAGAAGCGTGGCGCCTTCCTGAAGCGTGCAGGTGATGCGGGTGACACGGGTGCTGGTGGCTGCGGGGACGCAGGTGCACCTGGAGCGGTGAACGGGCGTGGTGGGGCCTTCGCACCTGGCGCAGAGCCCTTCCCAGCACTCTTCCCGCGCAAGCCAGCGCCACTGCCCAGCCCCGGGCTTGGTGGCCCCGGGCTGCACGCGGCCAAACGCATCAAGGTGGAGAAGGACCTGGAGCTGCCACCTGCCGCGCTCATCCCATCGGAGAACGTGTACTCGCAGTGGCTTGTGGGCTACGCCGCTTCACGCCACTTCATGAAGGACCCATTCCTGGGCTTCACAGATGCGCGCCAGTCGCCTTTCGCCACGTCGTCCGAGCACTCGTCTGAGAATGGCAGCCTGCGCTTCTCCACGCCTCCGGGGGACCTGCTGGATGGTGGGCTGTCGGGGCGCAGCGGTACGGCGAGCGGGGGCAGCACGCCTCACCTGGGTGGCCCGGGGCCTGGGCGGCCCAGCTCCAAGGAGGGCCGCCGCAGCGACACGTGCGAGTATTGCGGCAAGGTCTTCAAGAACTGTAGCAACCTGACAGTGCACCGGAGGAGCCACACCGGAGAGCGGCCTTACAAGTGCGAGCTGTGCAACTACGCGTGCGCGCAGAGCAGCAAGCTCACGCGCCACATGAAGACGCACGGGCAGATCGGCAAGGAGGTGTACCGCTGCGACATCTGCCAGATGCCCTTCAGCGTCTACAGCACCCTGGAGAAACACATGAAAAAGTGGCACGGTGAACACTTGCTGACTAATGATGTCAAAATCGAGCAGGCCGAGAGGAGCTAA